In one Pseudomonas purpurea genomic region, the following are encoded:
- a CDS encoding MdtA/MuxA family multidrug efflux RND transporter periplasmic adaptor subunit, whose protein sequence is MVDHSMQSSASRNSRRWLFGLLVLLLIAGLCWKFWPSGVDHKDAAGQKVAAGHTGKAGGMRPGFGGAGGAVPVRVAAAVTGDFALYYKALGTVTALNTINVRSRVGGELVKIAFEEGQMVKAGDLLAEIDPRPYQNALLQAEGTLLQNQAQLKNAQVDLERYRGLFAEDSIAKQTLDTAAALVDQYQGTVKTNQAAVNDAKLNLEFTRIRAPIAGRVGLRQLDVGNLVAANDTTALAIITQTQPISVAFTLPENSLETVLARYRSGAKLPVEAWDRADVKLQATGVLQSLDNQIDITTGTLKFKARYDNRDQSLFPNQFVNVRLLADTLKGVVLAPSAAIQFGTNGTFVYALDGDKKVTLRQLKVGASDGEHTVIEQGLAAGDRVVLEGTDRLKEGSEVEVVNDSDAVPTTPTGHLQGQPASAAAEPSATDKAKKGGA, encoded by the coding sequence ATGGTTGATCATTCCATGCAATCCTCTGCTTCCCGCAATTCCCGTCGCTGGCTGTTCGGCCTGCTTGTCCTGTTGCTCATCGCTGGCCTGTGCTGGAAGTTCTGGCCAAGTGGCGTCGACCATAAAGACGCAGCCGGGCAAAAAGTCGCCGCCGGGCATACCGGCAAGGCCGGAGGCATGCGTCCGGGGTTCGGCGGGGCGGGAGGGGCGGTTCCGGTGCGGGTCGCGGCCGCTGTCACGGGCGACTTTGCGTTGTACTACAAGGCGCTGGGTACGGTGACGGCGTTAAATACCATCAATGTGCGCAGCCGTGTCGGCGGCGAACTGGTAAAAATCGCCTTTGAAGAAGGGCAGATGGTCAAGGCGGGCGACCTGCTCGCCGAAATCGATCCGCGTCCTTACCAGAATGCCTTGCTGCAAGCCGAAGGCACGTTGCTACAAAACCAGGCGCAACTGAAGAACGCCCAGGTTGATCTGGAACGCTATCGCGGCCTGTTTGCCGAAGACAGTATCGCCAAGCAAACCCTGGACACCGCCGCTGCGCTGGTAGATCAGTACCAGGGCACGGTCAAGACCAATCAGGCGGCGGTCAACGACGCCAAGCTCAATCTGGAATTCACCAGGATTCGTGCACCCATTGCCGGCCGCGTTGGTCTTCGTCAACTGGACGTCGGCAACCTGGTGGCGGCCAACGACACCACGGCGCTGGCGATCATTACCCAGACCCAGCCGATCAGTGTGGCGTTCACCTTGCCGGAGAACAGCCTGGAAACCGTGCTGGCCCGTTACCGCAGTGGTGCCAAGCTGCCGGTGGAAGCCTGGGACCGTGCTGACGTGAAATTGCAGGCCACGGGCGTATTGCAAAGCCTGGACAACCAGATCGACATCACTACCGGCACCCTGAAATTCAAGGCCCGCTACGATAACCGCGACCAGTCGCTGTTTCCCAATCAGTTCGTCAATGTGCGTCTGCTGGCCGACACCCTCAAAGGTGTGGTGCTGGCCCCGTCGGCAGCGATTCAGTTCGGCACCAACGGCACCTTCGTGTATGCCCTGGACGGCGACAAGAAAGTCACGCTGCGCCAACTGAAAGTCGGCGCCAGCGATGGCGAGCATACGGTGATCGAGCAAGGCCTGGCCGCCGGTGATCGTGTGGTGCTGGAAGGGACGGATCGTCTGAAAGAGGGCAGTGAGGTGGAAGTGGTCAACGACAGCGACGCTGTCCCGACGACCCCGACCGGGCACTTGCAAGGCCAACCGGCGAGCGCCGCGGCTGAACCGTCCGCCACGGACAAGGCGAAAAAGGGCGGCGCATGA
- the tpx gene encoding thiol peroxidase, which yields MAQVTLKGNPVQVNGQLPQAGSKAPAFSLVAGNLSDVTLASFAGKRKVLNIFPSVDTPTCATSVRKFNAQANDVANTVVLCISADLPFAQARFCGAEGLENVQNLSTLRGAEFIENYGVAIADGPLKGLTARAVVVLDENDTVLHSELVKEIAEEPNYDAALAVLK from the coding sequence ATGGCTCAAGTCACTCTTAAAGGCAACCCGGTTCAAGTCAACGGCCAACTGCCGCAAGCCGGTTCCAAGGCACCGGCTTTTTCCCTGGTGGCAGGCAACCTGTCCGACGTGACCCTGGCGAGCTTCGCCGGCAAGCGCAAGGTACTGAACATTTTCCCAAGCGTCGACACCCCGACCTGCGCCACCTCGGTTCGCAAGTTCAACGCCCAGGCCAACGACGTGGCCAACACCGTGGTGCTGTGCATCTCGGCTGACCTGCCGTTCGCTCAGGCGCGTTTCTGCGGTGCAGAAGGTCTGGAAAACGTTCAGAACCTGTCGACCCTGCGTGGCGCCGAGTTCATCGAAAACTACGGCGTGGCCATCGCCGACGGTCCACTCAAAGGCCTGACCGCTCGCGCTGTTGTTGTCCTGGACGAAAACGACACCGTGCTGCACAGCGAACTGGTCAAGGAAATCGCGGAAGAGCCAAACTACGACGCTGCACTCGCTGTTCTGAAATAA
- a CDS encoding polyketide cyclase encodes MPVLELTTLIKGRTPRQVLDFCLEGSNFPKIFPERVTPLGEFDLNNLRISAGREFRFRHWMFGVVPANWTVTIREVSDQHFIDEMLKGPLSAFRHEHRVAAAEGGTLYTDRVTYAAIGGALVEWLMVNAYMRRIFEARHRNMLQLLG; translated from the coding sequence ATGCCGGTTCTGGAACTCACCACGCTGATCAAGGGGCGTACGCCCCGGCAAGTCCTCGACTTCTGCCTTGAAGGCAGCAACTTTCCGAAAATCTTCCCGGAGCGTGTGACGCCTCTGGGGGAATTTGACCTGAACAATCTGCGGATCAGTGCCGGGCGCGAGTTTCGGTTTCGGCATTGGATGTTTGGTGTTGTACCCGCTAACTGGACCGTGACGATCCGTGAAGTCAGCGATCAGCATTTCATCGACGAAATGCTCAAGGGCCCGCTCAGCGCGTTTCGCCACGAACACCGGGTTGCGGCTGCCGAGGGCGGCACGTTGTACACCGACCGGGTGACTTACGCGGCCATTGGCGGTGCACTTGTGGAGTGGTTGATGGTCAATGCCTACATGCGGCGGATTTTCGAGGCCCGGCATCGCAATATGCTGCAGTTGCTGGGGTGA
- a CDS encoding DUF1254 domain-containing protein: MQALIRIAGFSVMAVFASCGVGVQAQPLDTRIGQVTMEGELPAHESIAGLYAELDFQQATQSYLWALPLVSYAQWQEAFRDKLGAHSGDLMVLNSYEDKLGVITANATTPYILGFVDLNETGPLVIELPPGPTAGGVGDFWQRAIIDMGQTGPDKGKGGKYLVLPPGQEPPADVGKYYLARSQTMNVLVGFRVLDPDPAKGKALVEAFKMYPYAKRATPDKTRLLSPGGKAWSGTQPRGMAYWERLHQIIQKEPVNERDRFYMAMLASLGIEKDKPFNPNDNQRKALEQGAQMGELIAKANTFAKRFPGAQYWPDRQWDTVLNITEPSQRVAYYDQLWERSAWFYEAVTNTKGMVSKTPGLGQTYLGAYTDNSGKWLDGANRYRLHVGANPPAKQFWSMTVYDIDSRCLIDNPQRKADLSSRQELKKNADGSVDLYFGPTAPEGFESNWVQTVPGKHWFSYFRLYAPTEAYFDKSWKLDDITPVK, translated from the coding sequence ATGCAGGCTTTGATTCGTATAGCGGGTTTTAGCGTCATGGCCGTGTTTGCCAGCTGCGGCGTCGGCGTTCAGGCCCAGCCACTGGACACACGCATCGGGCAGGTGACGATGGAGGGTGAGCTGCCTGCTCACGAATCCATCGCCGGACTCTACGCCGAACTCGATTTCCAGCAGGCCACGCAATCTTATCTCTGGGCATTGCCCCTGGTGTCCTACGCCCAATGGCAGGAAGCGTTTCGCGACAAGCTCGGCGCCCACAGTGGCGACCTGATGGTGCTCAACAGCTACGAAGACAAGCTCGGCGTGATCACGGCCAACGCCACGACGCCTTACATCCTGGGTTTCGTCGACCTCAATGAAACCGGCCCGCTGGTGATCGAATTGCCGCCTGGCCCTACCGCTGGCGGCGTCGGGGATTTCTGGCAACGGGCAATCATCGACATGGGCCAGACCGGCCCGGACAAAGGCAAGGGCGGCAAATACCTGGTACTCCCGCCCGGTCAGGAGCCACCGGCCGATGTGGGCAAGTATTACCTGGCTCGCTCGCAAACCATGAACGTGCTGGTGGGTTTCCGGGTGCTCGACCCGGACCCGGCCAAGGGCAAGGCTTTGGTCGAAGCCTTCAAAATGTACCCGTACGCCAAACGCGCCACACCGGACAAAACCCGGCTGCTCTCGCCCGGCGGCAAGGCCTGGTCCGGCACGCAGCCACGGGGCATGGCGTATTGGGAGCGTTTGCACCAGATCATCCAGAAAGAACCGGTCAACGAACGCGACCGCTTCTACATGGCCATGCTCGCCAGCCTGGGTATCGAGAAAGACAAACCGTTCAACCCCAACGACAACCAACGCAAGGCCCTGGAGCAAGGCGCACAAATGGGGGAGCTGATCGCCAAGGCCAACACCTTCGCCAAGCGTTTTCCCGGCGCCCAATACTGGCCGGACCGCCAATGGGACACCGTACTGAACATTACCGAACCGTCCCAGCGCGTGGCCTATTACGACCAGTTGTGGGAGCGCAGTGCCTGGTTCTATGAAGCCGTCACCAACACCAAAGGCATGGTCTCCAAGACCCCGGGCCTGGGCCAGACTTACCTCGGGGCCTACACCGACAACAGCGGCAAGTGGCTCGACGGCGCCAACCGTTATCGCCTGCACGTCGGCGCCAATCCGCCAGCCAAGCAATTCTGGTCGATGACCGTCTACGACATCGACAGCCGTTGCCTGATCGACAACCCGCAACGCAAGGCTGACCTGTCGTCCCGCCAAGAGTTGAAGAAGAACGCCGATGGTTCGGTGGACCTGTACTTCGGCCCAACAGCGCCTGAAGGCTTCGAGAGCAACTGGGTGCAAACCGTACCGGGCAAACACTGGTTCAGCTATTTCCGGCTCTACGCGCCGACCGAAGCCTATTTCGACAAAAGCTGGAAGCTCGACGACATCACGCCAGTGAAGTAA
- a CDS encoding DUF1254 domain-containing protein produces the protein MLIEKPTRLLLAGLSLLLSASAWADFSASPEEARGIAKEAYLYGFPVVEMYKTLYTQAVDKPGSNFKAPFNQIGNTARVFTPKDTAFVTPNSDTPYSFVWMDLRSEPMVLTLPSIAEGRYYSVQLIDLYTQNFAYLGTRSTGNKGGHFMIAGPDWNGQQPLNIDRLVRSETNIAYALYRTQLFDEKDLGKVKKIQNGYKVQTLSRYLGQPAPAAAPKIEWPKPTANMSDSPELFRYLNFMLGFAPAQDVEKDLLARFAKIGIVAGQPFDLKALSTEQRKALEDGIADGKAEFATFKKDKVDTHQVPSGDLFGTRDHLKNNYLYRYAGANMGIFGNSTDEAAYMGYFVDSTGKPVNGARHSYTLHFAKDALPPADAFWSLTMYDGKSKLLVANHMKRYLINSHMLPTLKRDADGGLTLYVQHSEPVKDKKSNWLPAPPGPFYAVLRIYLPKPEVGNGQWALPPLTPVN, from the coding sequence ATGCTCATAGAAAAACCGACCCGCCTGCTGCTTGCCGGCCTCTCTCTGCTGCTGAGCGCCAGTGCTTGGGCAGACTTCAGCGCCAGCCCCGAAGAAGCCCGGGGCATCGCCAAAGAGGCTTACCTCTACGGCTTCCCGGTGGTGGAGATGTACAAGACGCTCTACACCCAGGCCGTCGACAAGCCTGGATCGAACTTCAAGGCACCGTTCAACCAGATCGGCAACACCGCCCGGGTGTTCACCCCCAAGGACACCGCGTTTGTCACCCCCAACTCGGACACACCCTACTCGTTCGTCTGGATGGACCTGCGCAGCGAACCGATGGTACTTACCCTGCCGTCCATCGCCGAGGGACGCTACTACTCGGTCCAGTTGATCGACCTCTACACACAGAACTTCGCCTACCTGGGTACCCGCAGCACCGGCAACAAGGGCGGCCATTTCATGATTGCCGGCCCGGACTGGAATGGCCAGCAACCGCTGAACATCGACCGCCTGGTGCGCAGCGAAACCAACATCGCCTATGCGCTGTATCGCACTCAGCTGTTCGATGAAAAGGACCTGGGCAAGGTCAAGAAAATCCAGAACGGCTACAAGGTCCAGACCTTGAGCCGCTATCTGGGGCAACCGGCGCCTGCCGCCGCACCTAAAATCGAATGGCCCAAACCCACGGCGAACATGAGCGACAGCCCGGAGCTGTTCCGCTACCTGAACTTCATGCTCGGCTTCGCGCCGGCACAGGATGTCGAAAAGGACCTGCTCGCTCGTTTTGCGAAAATCGGTATCGTCGCCGGTCAGCCCTTTGACCTCAAAGCCCTCAGCACCGAGCAGCGCAAGGCACTGGAAGACGGCATCGCCGACGGCAAGGCCGAATTCGCCACATTCAAGAAGGACAAGGTCGACACCCATCAAGTGCCCAGTGGCGACTTGTTCGGCACTCGCGATCACCTCAAGAACAATTACCTGTACCGCTATGCCGGCGCCAACATGGGGATTTTCGGCAACTCCACCGATGAAGCCGCCTACATGGGCTACTTCGTCGACAGCACCGGCAAACCGGTCAACGGCGCCAGGCACAGCTACACCCTGCATTTTGCCAAGGACGCCCTGCCCCCGGCTGACGCCTTCTGGTCACTGACCATGTACGACGGCAAATCCAAGCTGTTGGTGGCCAACCACATGAAACGCTACCTGATCAACTCCCACATGTTGCCGACGCTCAAGCGTGACGCCGATGGCGGGCTGACCCTGTACGTGCAGCACTCAGAACCGGTCAAGGACAAGAAAAGCAACTGGCTGCCCGCACCACCAGGGCCGTTCTACGCGGTGCTGCGCATTTACCTGCCCAAACCCGAAGTCGGAAACGGCCAATGGGCCTTGCCGCCACTCACCCCCGTCAATTAA
- a CDS encoding transporter produces the protein MGSFSRLGRVTAATLALTPTLGFADNARDWQNLPTDLNMVFGYYNRIDTNTPIDTSLPLDGLSLSADLYIFRYARSFAVDGRNSAIQILQPYADISASFDNARFFTGTKHNGGMADTQVVLVHNIFGGPALSKEEFANWTPETFLTGALWITAPTGDYDKNRIINIGSNRWAVKPEIGFGTPFGPTWLELNTWVSLFGDNDDYHGDGKLEQKPLYAIEGHYSYTLNRALWASLDATYSRGGETRINGDWQDNKQENGLLGASMGFMLSPQFGGLVAYTDTVSERTGSPDVNTWTLRLQYLW, from the coding sequence ATGGGTTCATTTTCCAGACTGGGCAGGGTCACCGCCGCTACCCTGGCGTTGACCCCGACGCTTGGCTTCGCCGACAACGCCCGCGACTGGCAGAACCTGCCGACCGACCTGAACATGGTCTTCGGTTATTACAACCGGATCGACACCAACACCCCGATTGACACCTCATTGCCGCTTGACGGGCTGTCGTTGAGCGCCGACCTGTACATCTTCCGTTATGCCCGCTCATTTGCAGTCGATGGGCGCAACAGTGCGATTCAGATCCTGCAACCCTACGCCGACATCTCGGCCTCGTTCGACAACGCGCGGTTCTTCACCGGCACCAAACACAATGGCGGGATGGCCGACACCCAAGTGGTGCTGGTGCACAACATTTTCGGCGGCCCGGCACTGAGCAAGGAAGAGTTCGCCAACTGGACCCCGGAAACCTTCCTGACCGGCGCCCTCTGGATCACCGCGCCCACCGGCGACTATGACAAGAACCGCATCATCAACATCGGCTCCAACCGCTGGGCGGTGAAACCGGAAATCGGTTTCGGCACGCCGTTCGGCCCGACCTGGCTGGAGCTCAACACCTGGGTGTCGCTGTTTGGTGACAACGACGATTACCACGGCGACGGCAAGCTTGAGCAAAAACCGCTGTACGCCATTGAAGGCCACTACAGCTACACCCTCAACCGCGCGCTCTGGGCCTCACTGGATGCCACGTACAGCCGGGGCGGCGAAACCAGGATCAATGGCGACTGGCAAGACAACAAACAGGAAAACGGCCTGCTCGGCGCCAGCATGGGTTTCATGCTGTCGCCGCAGTTCGGCGGTCTGGTCGCCTATACGGACACCGTCTCCGAACGTACCGGCTCGCCGGACGTGAACACCTGGACCTTGCGCCTGCAATACCTCTGGTAA
- a CDS encoding DUF2092 domain-containing protein, translated as MIPTRRVSRSFAALLGLLAFSTTALHAEEDAEVDPRAISALEQMGSYLRGLKHFSISAASQTDQVLNNGQTVEFRHQIELLAQPPDKLRVTVDAQGYSRSLFYNGQHFTLYDSRSHFFTRAPAPANIDRLIDQLNQRYGIELPLADLFRWDKATASQVGITSALLIGSETLGDQTCNHYAYRQPDIDWQLWLRAGPQPLPCRVVISRRGETERPRHSVDFHWQLNAPLTTRAFEFVPPAGARAVPLQQLAPQEPAAPSESTTGTQP; from the coding sequence ATGATCCCTACGCGTCGCGTTTCCCGAAGTTTCGCCGCCCTGCTCGGGCTGTTGGCGTTCAGCACTACGGCGCTGCATGCCGAAGAAGACGCGGAAGTCGACCCCAGGGCCATCAGCGCCCTGGAGCAGATGGGCAGTTACCTGCGCGGGCTCAAGCACTTTTCCATCAGTGCCGCCAGCCAGACCGACCAGGTCCTCAACAACGGCCAGACCGTGGAGTTTCGGCACCAGATCGAATTGCTGGCCCAGCCGCCGGACAAACTGCGGGTCACGGTTGACGCACAGGGTTACAGCCGCAGCCTGTTCTACAACGGCCAGCACTTCACGCTGTACGACAGCCGCAGCCACTTTTTCACCCGCGCCCCGGCACCGGCGAACATCGATAGGCTGATCGATCAGTTGAACCAGCGCTACGGCATCGAGTTGCCGCTGGCGGACCTGTTTCGCTGGGACAAGGCCACGGCCAGTCAAGTCGGTATCACCTCGGCCCTGTTGATCGGCAGCGAGACCCTGGGCGATCAGACCTGCAACCACTACGCCTATCGCCAACCCGACATCGACTGGCAACTGTGGTTGCGCGCCGGTCCGCAACCGCTGCCGTGTCGCGTGGTCATCAGCCGTCGCGGCGAGACCGAACGCCCACGGCACAGCGTCGACTTTCATTGGCAACTGAACGCCCCGCTTACCACCAGGGCCTTCGAGTTCGTGCCACCGGCCGGCGCCCGCGCCGTGCCGCTGCAACAACTGGCCCCTCAGGAGCCGGCCGCGCCGAGTGAGTCCACCACGGGGACACAGCCATGA
- a CDS encoding MoxR family ATPase: MTALNDLNALQASIAEAVLGQDQVIRQILLGLLANGHLLLESLPGLAKTRTVKALAKHLDAKMSRIQFTPDLLPSDITGAEVLHQVDGHNQIRFQPGPLFGNLILADEINRAPAKVQAALLEAMEERQITVAGNSHALPELFIVVATQNPIEQEGTYPLPEAQMDRFLMKVLLDYPSADNESQVLRLLREEEQAQGAKTTATQGFALEQEVIFAARREVSAIHVSPAIDRYLIDLINATRHPADYDADLGRWIALGASPRGGIGLDRCARADAWLQGQDFVSPDNVRAVVHPVLRHRLQLSYDAVADGVSADQVLDRLLDAVAVPA; encoded by the coding sequence ATGACGGCGCTCAATGACCTCAACGCCCTGCAAGCGAGCATCGCCGAAGCGGTGCTCGGCCAGGATCAGGTGATCCGCCAGATCCTCCTCGGCCTGCTGGCCAACGGGCACCTGCTGCTGGAAAGCTTGCCGGGGCTTGCCAAGACCCGCACCGTCAAGGCGCTGGCCAAACACCTGGACGCGAAGATGAGCCGGATCCAGTTCACCCCCGACCTGCTGCCCTCGGACATCACGGGGGCCGAGGTGCTGCACCAGGTCGACGGGCACAACCAGATCCGTTTCCAACCCGGCCCCTTGTTCGGCAACCTGATCCTGGCCGATGAAATCAACCGCGCACCGGCCAAGGTCCAGGCAGCTTTGCTGGAAGCCATGGAAGAACGGCAAATCACCGTGGCTGGCAACAGCCACGCGCTGCCTGAGCTGTTTATTGTGGTCGCGACCCAGAACCCCATCGAACAGGAAGGCACCTACCCGCTGCCGGAAGCGCAGATGGACCGTTTCCTGATGAAAGTGCTGCTCGACTACCCCAGCGCCGACAACGAAAGCCAGGTGCTGCGCCTGTTGCGTGAAGAAGAACAGGCGCAAGGGGCGAAAACGACAGCCACCCAAGGCTTTGCCCTGGAGCAAGAGGTCATCTTCGCCGCCCGCCGCGAGGTCAGCGCCATTCATGTGTCACCGGCCATCGACCGCTACCTGATCGACCTGATCAACGCCACGCGCCATCCCGCCGATTACGACGCCGACCTCGGCCGCTGGATCGCCCTGGGCGCCAGCCCACGGGGCGGTATCGGGCTGGACCGCTGCGCGCGGGCCGATGCCTGGCTGCAAGGGCAGGACTTTGTCTCGCCGGACAACGTGCGCGCCGTGGTCCATCCCGTGCTGCGCCATCGCCTGCAACTGAGCTATGACGCGGTGGCCGACGGTGTCAGCGCCGACCAGGTGCTGGACCGTCTGCTCGACGCTGTCGCGGTTCCGGCCTGA
- a CDS encoding DUF58 domain-containing protein has protein sequence MKTEDVDGFVYVSLAQLMALEFRARDLSFLARQPQGSILAGNHASRLRGRGLNFDELRRYQPGDDLRHLDWRASLRTGKPVVRTFTEERDRPALILVDQRMSMFFGSSRSFKSALAAELGALAAWMVFNAGDRVGGLVFNDQRIDSVAPLRSRKRVEALCSRIAVQNQALDAANPDREGEDQLDKVLQHCLAVAGHDHLICIVSDFAGAGPQTLQRMRQLAAHNDVIAMQVYDPLALKLPSNGRLLVTQGQLQVELAVEQRQVHQPLGDFLSGRLKDVATLLRRSQVPLMMFSTATDAADQLRAELGKLGGGRR, from the coding sequence ATGAAAACCGAGGACGTGGACGGTTTTGTGTACGTGTCGCTCGCGCAATTGATGGCGCTGGAGTTTCGTGCCCGAGACCTGAGCTTTCTCGCCCGTCAGCCGCAGGGCAGCATCCTCGCGGGCAACCATGCTTCGCGCTTGCGGGGGCGCGGGTTGAACTTCGATGAACTACGCCGCTACCAACCCGGCGATGACCTGCGTCACCTCGATTGGCGTGCTTCGCTGCGCACTGGCAAACCGGTGGTCCGCACGTTCACCGAAGAACGCGACCGGCCGGCGCTGATTCTTGTCGACCAGCGCATGTCGATGTTCTTCGGCTCCAGCCGCAGTTTCAAATCGGCCCTGGCCGCCGAGTTAGGCGCGCTGGCGGCATGGATGGTGTTCAACGCCGGTGACCGAGTCGGTGGGCTGGTGTTCAACGACCAACGCATCGACAGCGTCGCCCCGTTGCGCAGTCGCAAACGCGTCGAGGCGCTGTGCAGCCGCATCGCCGTGCAAAACCAGGCACTCGACGCCGCCAACCCAGACCGCGAAGGCGAGGACCAGCTCGACAAAGTCCTGCAACATTGCCTGGCCGTGGCCGGGCACGATCATCTGATCTGCATCGTCAGTGACTTCGCCGGTGCCGGCCCGCAAACCTTGCAGCGGATGCGCCAACTGGCCGCGCACAACGACGTGATTGCGATGCAGGTCTACGACCCGCTGGCGTTGAAGCTGCCCAGCAACGGTCGCCTGCTGGTGACGCAAGGTCAGTTGCAAGTGGAACTGGCGGTGGAACAGCGCCAGGTGCATCAACCGCTGGGGGATTTTCTCAGCGGTCGGCTCAAGGACGTCGCCACCCTGCTGCGCCGCAGCCAGGTGCCGCTGATGATGTTCAGCACTGCCACCGACGCCGCAGACCAACTGCGCGCCGAACTGGGCAAACTCGGTGGCGGGCGCCGATGA
- a CDS encoding DUF4381 domain-containing protein — protein MSSPIPSIDQLQTLGLPAPVSYMPQTWGWWVLLGLLIVGLLAWSGWHYWQWQRNRYRREALARLAQLHSRNELSSLRELPELLKRVGLSMPSPGTHSWTTNTVGASLLAKAVQHPKLKVTDSPLLRADGTPPDPLPQVAALGGTHWQAFLEQHSPTALPADFSQQLAQLAYAPDATLLALPAQQREQLFSTCKRWVEHHHVAA, from the coding sequence ATGAGTAGCCCCATCCCGAGTATCGATCAACTTCAGACGTTGGGCTTGCCCGCGCCTGTCAGCTATATGCCGCAGACCTGGGGCTGGTGGGTGTTGCTCGGGCTGCTGATCGTCGGCCTGTTGGCCTGGAGTGGCTGGCACTACTGGCAATGGCAACGCAACCGTTACCGGCGTGAAGCGCTGGCGCGGCTGGCGCAATTGCACAGTCGCAATGAACTCAGCTCCCTACGCGAACTGCCAGAGCTACTCAAACGCGTGGGCCTCTCCATGCCATCCCCAGGAACCCATTCCTGGACCACAAATACTGTGGGAGCGAGCTTGCTCGCGAAAGCGGTCCAACATCCAAAACTGAAAGTCACTGACAGTCCGCTATTGCGAGCAGACGGAACGCCGCCCGACCCGCTCCCACAGGTTGCTGCGCTAGGCGGTACGCACTGGCAGGCGTTTTTGGAACAACACAGCCCAACCGCCCTGCCCGCCGACTTCAGCCAACAACTGGCGCAACTGGCCTATGCCCCCGACGCCACCTTGCTGGCCTTACCGGCGCAACAGCGTGAACAGTTGTTCAGCACCTGCAAACGCTGGGTGGAGCATCACCATGTGGCAGCTTGA
- a CDS encoding VWA domain-containing protein — translation MWQLDYPWLLLLLPVVGFGYRYLPAYREARSAVRVPFFMAMSRAIGQAPSQAGTRNNRWQLLLNLLVWVLLALAVARPVWVEKPIERQQPVRDLMLAIDLSQSMETTDFSDANGQKINRLAAVKAVVHGFIERRKDDRLGLIVFGSGAYPQAPLTLDHASLSLLLDDTGIGMAGPNTAIGDAIGLSLKLLDQAHEQEKVLILLTDGNDTSSAITPDHAAAMAAAKGVVIHTIGIGDPTAEGEAKVNLQGLQQIAQATGGRFFRAEDRNALAQVYATLDQITPHQVKTLSHQPKRDVFWLPLGAALAILALYHLIALLRPRFTLARQRQEA, via the coding sequence ATGTGGCAGCTTGACTACCCCTGGTTGTTGCTACTGCTGCCGGTGGTGGGGTTCGGCTATCGCTATTTGCCTGCGTACCGTGAAGCGCGCAGCGCAGTGCGGGTGCCGTTTTTCATGGCCATGAGCCGCGCCATCGGTCAGGCGCCGAGCCAGGCCGGAACCCGTAACAACCGTTGGCAGTTGCTGCTCAACCTGCTGGTCTGGGTGCTGTTGGCGTTGGCAGTTGCCCGCCCGGTGTGGGTCGAAAAGCCCATCGAACGCCAACAACCGGTACGCGACCTGATGCTGGCCATCGACCTCTCCCAGTCCATGGAAACCACGGATTTCAGCGACGCCAACGGGCAAAAAATCAATCGTCTGGCTGCGGTCAAAGCCGTGGTTCATGGCTTTATCGAACGGCGCAAGGATGACCGCCTCGGGCTGATTGTCTTCGGCAGCGGCGCCTACCCTCAGGCACCGCTGACCCTGGACCACGCCAGCCTGTCGTTGCTGCTCGATGACACCGGCATCGGCATGGCCGGGCCGAACACGGCCATCGGCGATGCCATCGGCTTAAGCCTGAAACTATTGGATCAGGCCCATGAACAGGAAAAAGTGCTGATCCTGCTCACTGACGGCAACGACACCAGCAGCGCAATCACTCCCGATCACGCCGCCGCCATGGCAGCCGCCAAAGGCGTGGTGATTCACACCATCGGCATTGGTGACCCAACCGCCGAAGGCGAAGCCAAGGTGAACCTGCAAGGTTTGCAGCAAATAGCCCAGGCAACGGGCGGACGATTCTTCCGCGCCGAAGACCGCAATGCCCTCGCTCAGGTCTACGCGACACTGGACCAAATCACCCCTCACCAAGTGAAAACCCTCAGCCACCAGCCCAAGCGCGATGTGTTCTGGCTGCCACTGGGGGCAGCGTTGGCCATTCTGGCGCTGTATCACCTGATCGCCCTGCTCCGTCCTCGCTTCACCCTGGCCCGCCAACGGCAGGAGGCTTGA